The following are encoded in a window of Colletotrichum lupini chromosome 3, complete sequence genomic DNA:
- a CDS encoding subtilase, translated as MRLFAFALALPLVEAGSDSALKSRETVDFGDNNRPISKSFIVEFAPGSTQRRDGLASTDGVKVVKTFDNKVFTGASVETESHTLDSLLSLPDVVNVWPNVAVKLDPVESKRLIQGEDVAYTTHNATGVSKLQAQGIFGKGAKVGVVDTGIWYKHPDLGNGFGSGFKVEGGYDFAGDGLWPYEGEKQPDEDPLDQQGHGSHVAGIVAAKGAGWSGVAPEATLYAYKIFSQYGFTDTATILEAFFRAYDDGVDIITASVGSNIGWATEAWSVIASRFVDEGIVTVVASGNVGTVGPFLSSTGATGKNVLAVASVDSQTFPAFPFDATFSGVNGGSEETARYGFCHVTGIVIAPHKVPVTC; from the exons ATGCGGCTGTTTGCGTTCGCCCTTGCACTGCCGCTTGTCGAAGCAGGGAGTGACTCCGCGTTGAAAAGTCGCGAGACTGTCGATTTCGGAGACAACAATCGGCCCATCTCGAAGAGTTTCATCGTGGAATTCGCGCCA GGCTCAACTCAACGCCGAGACGGTCTCGCGTCGACCGATGGTGTCAAAGTCGTCAAGACCTTTGACAACAAGGTCTTTACTGGTGCAAGTGTCGAGACGGAGAGCCACACTCTCGACTCTTTGTTGAGCCTTCCTGACGTCGTGAATGTTTGGCCAAACGTGGCAGTCAAGCTCGACCCTGTGGAAAGCAAGCGTTTGATCCAGGGCGAGGATGTAGCGTACACGACGCACAATGCTACTGGTGTCTCCAAGTTACAAGCACAGGGTATCTTTGGAAAGGGGGCCAAGGTTGGCGTTGTTGATACTGGCATATGGTACAAACACCCCGAC CTCGGCAATGGCTTTGGATCTGGATTCAAAGTCGAAGGAGGCTATGATTTCGCCGGTGATGGAT TATGGCCGTATGAGGGCGAAAAGCAACCTGATGAGGACCCCCTCGATCAACAGGGTCACGGCTCCCATGTTGCAGGAATCGTCGCAGCTAAAGGTGCTGG ATGGTCCGGAGTTGCCCCCGAGGCAACGCTTTACGCCTACAAGATCTTTTCGCAATAC GGTTTCACAGACACTGCGACGATTCTTGAAGCGTTTTTCCGCGCCTATGACGATGGA GTGGATATCATAACAGCCAGCGTCGGCTCCAATATCGGGTGGGCCACAGAGGCCTGGTCGGTCATTGCATCTCGATTCGTAGACGAAGGCATCGTCACCGTTGTCGCGTCCGGCAACGTTGGCACAGTCGGACCGTTCCTGAGCAGCACCGGCGCGACTGGTAAAAATGTGCTTGCTGTAGCCTCAGTTGACTCTCAGACGTTCCCTGCTTTTCCGTTCGACGCCACCTTCTCCGGAGTCAATGGGGGTAGCGAAGAGACGGCGAGATATGGATTCtgtcacgtaacagggatagtaatcgcacctcataaagtgcccgtcacgtgctga